CCCGAGGCCGACGCCGAGCACGTCGTAGTGACCGCGGTCGATGACGGGGTCGGCGTCGTCGCTGTCATCGACGACAGCGACGGGGTCACCCCCCTCAGTCATCGTCGGTCACCTCAGGCGGTCGCGCGTCCGCTTCGTCGGCGGTCGGCGGCCAGATCTCGCGTTCGAACCGCTCGCGCGTACAGACGGTAAGGGCCGCGGTCTTTTCTTCTTCCGGGAAATCGAATTCACGATGAGACTCGAGGCCACACCGTTCCATGGTCGCGAGAGCCGCCTCGTTGCGGGCGTCAGGTTCGGCGACGACTCGGTCGGTCTCGGGATGGCTGAACTGGAACGCGAGCATCGCGCGGAGCAGGGGGACCGCGTACCCTTCGCCGAGGTACTCCTCGGGACCGATCAGGAGGTGAATCCCCTGATCGGCCGGCTCGGCGTCGTAGTACACCGCCAGATCGTCCTCGGCGGCCCAGTAGCGCTCCCAGTAACTCATCGGAACGTGGTCCAGACAGCCGACGTACAGCGTCTGGTGGTCGTCCGCGAGCTTCTCCCGGAGCGTCTCCCGGAACTCGGGCAGCGGCTCGTCGAGGTCCCAGTAGGGCGTGACGTGGTCCGACCCCAGCCACGCGTGCAGGCGGCCGAGGTCGTGCTCGAGCGAGACCGGCCGGAAGCCAACGTGCCGGTCGATCGTCTCGTCGTAGTACTCGAAGTCGTAGTCCGAGATGACCGTCGCGTGGGGGCCCCGATTCGAGTCTTGTGCCGTCATCGGTTCGCCTCCGGCTCCGCCGCTTCCGGCGCGTCAGTCGAGTCCGCGGAATCGTCCGCTGCCGGTCGATCGACCAGCGGGTTCCGCACGTCGGCATAGACCGACTGCTCGTCGAGCGATGGCGCGTCGAGTTCGTCCAGTCCGCGGAAGCGAGTCAGCAGATTCGCCTTGCAGGGCACGGTATCCGACTCGAGCAGCGGGTCCAGAATCGACGTGCCGGGCCGGTCGAACTCCTGGAGCGACTCGAGTTCCTCGCGGAGGACGTCGAGCAGCCGACCTTCCGCAATGAGCCCCGCGGTCCCGAAGGCGTTGATCACGCCGAGGGCGTTGTTGAGCAGGACGTAGTAGCGGATCCGCTCATCGGCGACCGCGTCGGAACAGATCGAGTCTGCCCGCTCGCCGATGCCGGGACAGACGGCCTCGATCCGGTCGTAGGCGTCCTCAGGGAAGTAGTAGCCCTGATTGTCTCGATAGCGGAACTCGTCGGGGTAGCCCGCTTCGTCCAGTGTGAGGACGCTGTTCTGTTGGTGGGCTTCGAGGCCGATCCCCCGCTCGAGGTAGAGCCACAGCAACGGCCGGACCGAGATCGAGAGATAACGGCGGAACCACTCCTCGCTGACGGCGGCGGTGTCACGACCCTCGCGCTCGGCGATCGAGGCGACGATGCGGCCGAGACGAGAGATCTCGTCCCCGATCGCGTCCTGACAGAGCGCGACGACGGGCGTCGCCCGCCGAGCGTCCTCGCCCCGGAATGGATTCTCCCGGAGGACGACCTCGAAGCCGGACTCGTCGCCGTCGGCATCCAGCGCGTCCGGATCGATCGTCAGGTAGGCCGGATCCCGAACCACGTCGAAGTCGGGGTATCGGTCACGCAGGTCGTCGCCGAGTTCGGTCGCCAGCAGGTCCGAAACCGCGACGCCGCGCTCGAGTTCCGGCCGCTTGTTCGTCCGCAGCGAGTTCGTGATCTCGACCGCGAGCGATCCCTTGACCATGAACGGGGAATCCGGCGCGTACAGCGTCCGCACGGACGTCGTCGGATAGAACTCGCGACCCAGTGGACCGAGCGACTCGAGTTTCCCCGCAGCGACGAGGTCCTGGACATCGGATCGCTCGAGCAGACGGTCGGCCTGCCACGGGTGAACCGGCAGAAGAACGTCGTTGTCGGTGAGGGAACCCTCGAGGACCGACTCGTCGACGGCCGGATCCTCCTGGAGGGCCTCACGGACCCACGCGGCAGCGGAGTCGTCGCGCGCGGACTCGCTCTCGACGATGTCGGCGTCCGCGCGAACGTAGTGGAGTCGGAACGAGCCCTCGAGTTCCGGGGCATAGCGCTCTGCGTCGCGCTCCATTCCCCGGCGGCTCTTCGGCGTCGGATGGCGGAGGTGGCCGAAGACGAGCGATTGTTCGGCCTCGCGGAAGGTAAAGTCCGTTCCGTACAGGGTCTCGCCGTCGCCAGCGCGGGCGTCGACGTATCGCTCGACGTTCCGGCAGGAACGGACGACCCGCTCGAGGAGGTCATCGCGGTTCGGGTCCGCGCCGCGTGCGAGCTCGAGTTCCTTCGTCACGAGCGTCGCGAGCGTCGCGTAGTCCAGTTCGATCGGATCGCTGTCGCCGCCGGTTCCGTCGGCCCCGCTGGCTCTGGCACGGTAGTAGGCGGGTAGATCGAATCGGTGGCGACCCGTCGGGGACCGATACTCGACGGGAACGAAGCAGTCGATCCCCTGGTTCGCCAGCGGGAACTGCAGGACCAGCCCGCTCGCCGATGAGCGGTCGATCGGCACGTCCGCAGCGGCGACGAACTCGCCGGCACCAGTCTCGTGGCAGTAGCAGTTCAGGAAGCTGTGCACTGTCGCATCGCGTGCGACTCGCGTCGCATCGACGCGTTGTTCGTCAGTCGGCGTCGTCCGTGTCGGTGGTCGTGGAGTCATGCGGAATCGGTTACCTTTCGGTCGCATTCGAGCGCCTCACCGCGGTCGACGATCGCTTCAAGGGCGTCTCGAAGGTCCGAGAGCGTCGTTTTCGGGTTCAAAAGGGTGAACTTCAGTGCGGCAGTGCCGTCGACTTCGGTGCGAGCGAGCACGACCTCGCCGTCGGCCAGCAGTTCATCGCGGACGGCACGGTTCACGCGGTCGACGGCGGCCGCGGTAGTTCCGTTGCCCCGCTCATTCTCCTCGATGTGCTCGCTCGATCGGTCCGGCCGATACCGGAAGATCACCGCGCTCAGTTCGGGCTCACAGCACAGTTCCAGCGCTGGCTCGGCCCGGATCTCGGCGGCGACAGCGTCGGCCAGGTCGCAGACATACTCGACGCAGTCGGCCACGCCCGTCCGACCCAGGGTGTTGAACGTCACGAACGGCTTCAGCGCGTCGAACCGACGGGTCGTCCGAGTCGACTTCGAGACGAGGTTCGGGACCCCCGCTGCATCGTCGCGCTCGGGATTGAGGTAGGTCGCGTTGCGCTCGAGGAACCGATAGCGGTCGCCGTCACGCAACAGGAAGGCCCCGCAGCTGATCGGCTGGTAGAACAGCTTGTGGAAGTCGACGGCGATCGAATCGGCGCGGTCGATCCCCGCGAGCTTCGGGCGGAGGCGGTCGCTGATCGCACACGCGCCGCCGTAGGCGGCGTCGACGTGGAACCAGAGGTCGCGCTCGGCGGCCCGATCCGCCAGTGCCGCAAGCGGGTCGATACTGCCGAAGTCCGTCGTGCCAGCGGTGCCGACGATCGCGAACGGATGGCGACCGTCGGCCTTGAGTCGCTCGAGCGTCTCGTCCAGTGCTGCGAGGTCGATCCGTTGATCGTCGTCGGTCGCCACCGTGACGACCGCGTCCTCGCCGAGCCCGAGGTGGTGAGCCGCCTGCTTCGCTGTGAAGTGGGCGGCCTCCGAACAGCACAGGCGGAGGTCCGTCGCCTCGGGTGGTACTCCCGCGGTCTGAACGTCTCGATCGAACCGCGTCTGGCAGTACCAGTCGCGAGCCAGCAGTAAGCCGAGGAAATTCGACTCCGTGCCGCCGCCAGTGAAGACGCCGTCCGCGCCGGACGGATAGTCGAACAGATCACAGCACGCGTCGACGACGCGTTCCTCCAGCACGGACGCCGCGGGGGCCTGATCGAACGAGTCCATCGACTGGTTCGTCCCGGAGAGCAACAGCTCCGCGGCGAGCGCCGGGATGGCCGGCGGGCAGTGGAGGTGGGCGACGCAGCCGGGATCGTGGACCCGGACCGAGTCCGCGAGCACGTCCTCGCCGACCGTCTCGAGGACGGCTGCGAGCGGTTCGCCCTCGTCGGGGAAGACTGATAGTTCGTCGATCCGCTCGCGAAGCGTCTCATGATCGGTCCCCGCGTACGGCCCCTCGGCCGTTGCAAACGACTCGTGGAGACACTCGCGTGCCCGGTCGATCGCGTCATCGTAGGCAGCGTTTCCGTCGGAATCGCCGAGGAACGCACTCGCGGCGGCCGGCGGCGTCGGCTCGTCGGGGATCGAACGGCGCTGCCCGGCGAGCCCGTCGTTCGTCATGCCGGAGCCTCCGTCCGAGCTCGATCGTCCGCGGTCGCCGCACGAACGCTCTCGTGGATGATGTCGCCGACGTCGTCGATCCGCGACGGCGAAATCGTCAGTGGCGGGAGGAACCGGACGACGCTGCCGTCGCGGCCGCCGGTCTCGACGATCAGCCCGCGGTCGAACGCCGCCGACTGGACGGCCGACGCGAGGTCGCCGTCCGCGGGGAAGCGGCCGAGCGAGTCGGGCTCCCCGTCAGGATCGACGAGTTCCATCCCGAGCAACAGGCCACGCCCGCGGACGTCGCCGACCGCCTCGAACGTCGCGGCCGTCTCCTCGAGGTGGTCCTGCAGCCGGTCGCCCATCGCCGCGGCGTGCTCCTCGAGGTCGTGCTCGAGGACGTACTCGATGGTTGCCGTCCCGGCGGCCATCCCCAGTTGGTTGCCACGGAACGTACCGGCGTGTGCGCCGGGGTCCCAGACGTCGAGCGACTCGTCGTAGACGACGACCGACAGGGGGAGTCCGCCGCCGACGGCTTTCGAGAGCGTCATCACGTCCGGGACGATATCGGCGTGCTCGATCCCGTACAGCTCGCCGGTGCGCCCGAGGCCGGTCTGGATCTCGTCGACGATCAACGGGACGTCGTGTTCGCGAGTGACTCGGCGCATCTCCTGGAGCCACTCGGCGGGCGCTGGGACCGCGCCACCCTCGCCTTGAACCGGCTCGAGGATCATCCCCGCCGGGTCGACGATCCCGCTATCGGGGTTCGAAAGGGTGCGCTCAACGTACTCGGCGCTCGTCTGCCAGCAGTCCGTACCGCCGAGACCGAACGGACAGCGGAACTCGTAGGGGAAGGGGAGGTGATGAACGTCCGGCATCAGCCCCGGAATCGGTTCCTTCGCCGCCGTATCGCCCATCAGGCTGAGCGCGCCGTTGGTCATCCCGTGATACCCGCCCTGGAAGGCCAGCATCGATCGGTTTCCAGTGGCTGTCTTGACGAGTTTCAGCGCGGCCTCGACGGCGTCCGTGCCAGCGGGGCTACAGAACTGGACCGTCGCGTTCTCAGCGAACTCCTCGGGGAGGCTTTCGAGCAATCGGTCGACGAACCGCTCCTTGACCGGACTCGTCAGATCGAGCGTGTGAATCGCTTGCCCGCGCTCGAGCAACTCCTCCATTCGCTCGACGACCGCGGGGTGGTTGTGACCGAGCGCGAGCGTCCCCGCACCCGCCAGACAGTCGACGTACTCGTTGCCGTCGACATCCTCGAGGATCGTGCCCTCGGCGCGCTCGATCGCGAGCGGCAGCGAGCGAGGATAAGTTCGTGCGTTCGACTCGCGACGCGCCTGCTGTGCGAGAAGGTGCTCGGCCGACGATCTGCCGTCAGTCACGACCGCTCACCTCTCTTCGGCGACCGTTCGCCGAATCGTCTCAATGGTAATTGTCCCTGCGTCATGCGAGTTTTAGGCTAACCTAAACAAATAAAAGCGTGTCGGTTTTTAGGGTAACCTAAAGCATATACCGGAGATCCTGAACAACGCGTAATTGCGGAGTAGCAGGGCTGAAAGGTGATCGGGAATCGAACGATGGGAACGAGAAGTAACAGGGACGACCGAGGCCGGTCGCCCGACGGACCGGGGATTCGAGGGTGCAGCAATGATTAGCCACCATCGTAATCGCGAACGCGACCGCGACCGCTCAGTTCGAAAAGTAGCGGACCAGTATCGGATCGCTATCCAACAATTTCGGTGTGCTCGGCAGGCTCGAACCGCTGAAATGACGGTGTAGACCGTGTCGTCGAGTAGCCACGAAACGAATCGAACCGATGTGTCAGTGTCGCTATTCCGGCTTTAGGCCTGCGTCCTGGACGCGCATGACGGCCTCGCCGTCGGCCAGGTTCGGCGCGTCGACCAGTCGGACGATTCGCTTGTCGCCCTTGGACTTGCGGAGGTAAATCCGGAACGTCGACTTGTGACCCAGAATGTTGCCACCGATCGGCTGCGTCGGGTCGCCGAAGTAGGAGTCGGGGTTCGAGGCGACCTGGTTGGTGACGATGACGGCGGCGTTGTAGAGGTTGCCGACCTTATCGAGGTCGTGGAGGTGCTTGTTGAGCTTCTGCTGTCGGTCCGCGAGTTCGCCACGGCCGACGTACTCCGCACGGAAGTGGGCGGTCAGCGAGTCGACACAGAGCAGTCGAACGGGATACTCCGAGTCCTCGTGTTCGCCCGCGAGTTCCTTCGCCTTCTCGGCGAGCAACATCTGGTGGTTGGAGTTGAACGCCTTCGCGACGTGAATCTTCTCGAGGACGTCCTCGACGAGTGCGTCGACCGCCGCCTCGTTGTCGGCCGAGCCCTCGATTTCGCGGTCCTCGAGCGTCGCGTTGATTGCTTCGTCCGGCAGCCCGCGGACCATGTCGTCGATTCGCTCGGGCCGGAAGGTGTCCTCGCTGTCCACGAAGATGGCGCTGCCGTGGAGGCCGCCGACCTCCTGTGGGAGTTGGACGTTAACAGCCATCTGGTGGGTGACCTGGGACTTACCGGCACCGAACTCACCGTAGACCTCGGTGATCGACTGCGTTTCGATTCCGCCACCGAGCAGGTCGTCGACTTCGTCGTTGTGCCAGCTCAGCTTGCCGATCTCGTTTCGTCGCTCGAGTACCGTCGAGCCGGTCTCGAAGCCACCGATGTCGGCGGCACCACGGGCAGCGCGAACGATGTCCGCGGCTGTGGACTCGCCGACGTCGGCCGTGTTCGACAGCTCCGCCGGCGCGGCGACGGCGAGACTCTGATAGGAGTCAAAGCCTGCATCGTGAAGTTTGTCTGCGGTCGCCGGTCCGACACCAGGGAGTTCCTCGAGATCTGATTCGGGCATACTCTCTCGTTGTGCCGGACCCCCCATAAACCCTCGTTTACAGGAGAGTGAAAGTGAAAGTGCCAGCAGGAAGCGGGGTTGCTCGAGGGAGTGACAGTGGGTTGAAGAGCGAAGGCGCATCGAGGGGATGAATCAGAGACCGGTCTCAGTGCAGTTGCTCGTCGGCGTCCCACTCGAGGCAGTAGAGGTGCTCGTCGTCGCTGCCGACGTAGAGCCGTTCGGCCGCGATCGCGGGCGTCCCGCTGATGGCGTCGTCAGCCGCGAATCGCCACAGCGGTTCGGGGTCGTCGACGGTGACGCCGTAGAGCGAGCCGGTCGCGTCGCCGACGCAGAGCACGTCACCGGCGACGACGGGGCAGGAACGGATCGGGCCATCGAGTTCGACCCCCTTCTGCGAGAACAGCCAGCCGCGCAGTTTGCGCCGGCCGACGGTCGTGTCGGTGACGTGCAGATAGCCGTCATCGGCACCGATAAATGTCGTCTCGGCGGCCGCGAGCACGGTCGCGGACGTGGTAAAGCCGTCGCCGATTTCATAGGTGAACCACGTCTGGCCGGTCCCTGCGTCCAGCGCGAGCATCGTTCCCCCGTCGTCGCCGACGTAGACCCGCCCGTCGGCGACCGTCGGCCCCGCCGCAATCGCTCCGTTAGCCGGTGCGGTCCAGACCTCCTCGCCCGTCTCGGCCTCGAGCGCCAGCACCGTCCCGGCCGTGGTCCCGACGAACAGCCGTTCCTCGGTCGCTCCCCACTGTCGATCCGGCTCCTGCACTCGCTCCGCGTCGAGCAGCGACAGCGCTCCCGACTCGAGGGGCTCGTCGCCCCGGTCCTCGTCCAGCGCGGATCGGCGCTGCTCTCCCTCCCGCCCGTCGGTGATCGCCGGAGCGCCGACCACGGTCGATTCGGTCTCGTGGGTCCAGATTTCCGTCCCCGTTTCGGCCTCGAGCGCGGAGAGTCCATCTGCGTGGCCGGCGTAGAGTCGGCCGTCCGAGAGCGCGAGCGCGCCCTCGAGCGAGCCCGGCAGTTCGGCCTGCCATCGTTCCTCGCCGGTGGCAGGGTCGAGGGCGGAGACGGTTCCCTCGCCCGTGCCCAGATACAGGTACTCGCGGGTGACAACCGGCGTCGCATCGGTTGCCGCCGTCGTCTCGAACAACCACCGCCGGCGACCCGTCTCCCGCTCGAGCGCGTAGCAGTTCCCCCGAGCCGTGCCGACGTAGACGGTGTCGCGGTCGAGCACCGGCGACCCCGGCGGGCCGACGAGGTCGGCTGTCCACGCCTCGCTAATACGGACCGGGCCCTCGAGATCGCGCCGGAGTCCCGAATTGTGCGGATCGCCTTTGAACTGGTTCCACTCAGTCACTGTTCGCGGCTACCGACCGAACGGTCATAACAGTAGGCGTGTCACCGCCCTGCAGTGGCATGCGACGGGTCGGAGCCAGTCACTCGATAAAGTAGTTCGACAGAGTCTCCCGAGTAGGGACACACTGGCTCTCTCTTTTCTCCCTCATTACACACACAGAAAACACTTGTAGTGCGACAGTGGTGTTAGGTACACGACATGCCGCTATCACTACGGCGAAGACAGCTACTCGGGGCCGTTGCCGCGGTCGTTCCCGCAGTGGTCGCCGGATGCTGGGGTCACGGTCCATCCCTGACGATGCGAGAGACATCCGATTCGGATCTCCTTTCGAGCGCAGCCAGTACGATTCCCGTCGACACCACGTCCGACAGACTCCGACCGATCGTCGAGACGATCGAAACTGGCACCACCAAACTCAGTAGTCCCTCCCCGCGTCCCCGCGTGGAACCTGCACAGCCGGTGGTCGCATCGGCAGTGCAACGGCCGATCAAATACGACGGCGCGTACTACACGCTTTCACTGTCGAAAACGGTCGAACGGACGCTGATAGAAGCCGAGTTCCATATCGGAACGGCGGGGACGCCGCCCGAGGACACTGCGAAGCCGATCGAGTACGATGCCCTCCCGGAGCGAGACAGAGAGTCGCTCGAGGGTGCGCTCCCACCGGAGACCGGGGAACGCGACTATGAATCGGTTCAGACGTTCTACGACGAACAGGAGGTGGACACGTCGGAACTCGTCCCGGAGACCGAGTACGACGCGGTCGTCCGGGACGGGCAACGCTATTCGCTCGAGTTAGCCCACACAGAGAAAAAATCGGGGTACAACTATCACTATACGGCCGAACGGGTCGCAACGACGGACGACGACTTCCTGTCCTGGCTCCGCTCTCGATATCGATACGAGCTGACGGGGCTCTCGGAGGGTGAGCAAAAATCGTCACCGAAGCGATCGAAGACGGCAGGTACACCGGTGGAGACGGAGAAGACGCCTTTTCGTCACTGTCCGAACGGGTTCTCTCGCAACCCGCGCTCGAGCGGGAAGATGGAGCAGGGGAATGGTTCGTCCAGTACGACGGCAGCGAGTACGTGGTTGAACTCACCGCACCCCCGGAATTTCATTGAAAGGGTTCGGTCCCAGTATAGCGGTTTTGTGATCCGCTCCTGACCAACGTACGCAATAGCCGGAGTTCCGGTTACTGAAACAGAGATGACGAGCCGGGGGCTCGTCACCAAGGAACGGAGAGCGGCAGGAAAAGGGAGCAACTGGTGTATGGCGCAGTTGTGATGATGTGGCTTCCTGCCGCGTACTTCTACATAGTCGGGGGACCTGTATACGGGTGACTCCTACATAGTTTGGGAACCCACCGGTCGAGAGGGCAACGCCCTCGTCTCCCGGTCGGACAGCACGCTCACTCCCAGGGGTGGGTCCCGCGCTCGCTGGGCCAGAGCGGATACCAGTACTCCTTCTCGCGCTCGATCTCGAGTTCGCCGTCCAGCGCCGACTCGAGGGTGAACTCCGCGCTCGAGTCGCGTTCCCGACCGGACCGGGGAACGAACGGGTAGAACCGGCCGCGACGGAAGGAG
This genomic stretch from Natrinema sp. SYSU A 869 harbors:
- the radA gene encoding DNA repair and recombination protein RadA, coding for MPESDLEELPGVGPATADKLHDAGFDSYQSLAVAAPAELSNTADVGESTAADIVRAARGAADIGGFETGSTVLERRNEIGKLSWHNDEVDDLLGGGIETQSITEVYGEFGAGKSQVTHQMAVNVQLPQEVGGLHGSAIFVDSEDTFRPERIDDMVRGLPDEAINATLEDREIEGSADNEAAVDALVEDVLEKIHVAKAFNSNHQMLLAEKAKELAGEHEDSEYPVRLLCVDSLTAHFRAEYVGRGELADRQQKLNKHLHDLDKVGNLYNAAVIVTNQVASNPDSYFGDPTQPIGGNILGHKSTFRIYLRKSKGDKRIVRLVDAPNLADGEAVMRVQDAGLKPE
- a CDS encoding diaminobutyrate--2-oxoglutarate transaminase: MTDGRSSAEHLLAQQARRESNARTYPRSLPLAIERAEGTILEDVDGNEYVDCLAGAGTLALGHNHPAVVERMEELLERGQAIHTLDLTSPVKERFVDRLLESLPEEFAENATVQFCSPAGTDAVEAALKLVKTATGNRSMLAFQGGYHGMTNGALSLMGDTAAKEPIPGLMPDVHHLPFPYEFRCPFGLGGTDCWQTSAEYVERTLSNPDSGIVDPAGMILEPVQGEGGAVPAPAEWLQEMRRVTREHDVPLIVDEIQTGLGRTGELYGIEHADIVPDVMTLSKAVGGGLPLSVVVYDESLDVWDPGAHAGTFRGNQLGMAAGTATIEYVLEHDLEEHAAAMGDRLQDHLEETAATFEAVGDVRGRGLLLGMELVDPDGEPDSLGRFPADGDLASAVQSAAFDRGLIVETGGRDGSVVRFLPPLTISPSRIDDVGDIIHESVRAATADDRARTEAPA
- a CDS encoding aspartate aminotransferase family protein produces the protein MTNDGLAGQRRSIPDEPTPPAAASAFLGDSDGNAAYDDAIDRARECLHESFATAEGPYAGTDHETLRERIDELSVFPDEGEPLAAVLETVGEDVLADSVRVHDPGCVAHLHCPPAIPALAAELLLSGTNQSMDSFDQAPAASVLEERVVDACCDLFDYPSGADGVFTGGGTESNFLGLLLARDWYCQTRFDRDVQTAGVPPEATDLRLCCSEAAHFTAKQAAHHLGLGEDAVVTVATDDDQRIDLAALDETLERLKADGRHPFAIVGTAGTTDFGSIDPLAALADRAAERDLWFHVDAAYGGACAISDRLRPKLAGIDRADSIAVDFHKLFYQPISCGAFLLRDGDRYRFLERNATYLNPERDDAAGVPNLVSKSTRTTRRFDALKPFVTFNTLGRTGVADCVEYVCDLADAVAAEIRAEPALELCCEPELSAVIFRYRPDRSSEHIEENERGNGTTAAAVDRVNRAVRDELLADGEVVLARTEVDGTAALKFTLLNPKTTLSDLRDALEAIVDRGEALECDRKVTDSA
- a CDS encoding IucA/IucC family protein, translating into MTPRPPTRTTPTDEQRVDATRVARDATVHSFLNCYCHETGAGEFVAAADVPIDRSSASGLVLQFPLANQGIDCFVPVEYRSPTGRHRFDLPAYYRARASGADGTGGDSDPIELDYATLATLVTKELELARGADPNRDDLLERVVRSCRNVERYVDARAGDGETLYGTDFTFREAEQSLVFGHLRHPTPKSRRGMERDAERYAPELEGSFRLHYVRADADIVESESARDDSAAAWVREALQEDPAVDESVLEGSLTDNDVLLPVHPWQADRLLERSDVQDLVAAGKLESLGPLGREFYPTTSVRTLYAPDSPFMVKGSLAVEITNSLRTNKRPELERGVAVSDLLATELGDDLRDRYPDFDVVRDPAYLTIDPDALDADGDESGFEVVLRENPFRGEDARRATPVVALCQDAIGDEISRLGRIVASIAEREGRDTAAVSEEWFRRYLSISVRPLLWLYLERGIGLEAHQQNSVLTLDEAGYPDEFRYRDNQGYYFPEDAYDRIEAVCPGIGERADSICSDAVADERIRYYVLLNNALGVINAFGTAGLIAEGRLLDVLREELESLQEFDRPGTSILDPLLESDTVPCKANLLTRFRGLDELDAPSLDEQSVYADVRNPLVDRPAADDSADSTDAPEAAEPEANR
- a CDS encoding PQQ-binding-like beta-propeller repeat protein, coding for MTEWNQFKGDPHNSGLRRDLEGPVRISEAWTADLVGPPGSPVLDRDTVYVGTARGNCYALERETGRRRWLFETTAATDATPVVTREYLYLGTGEGTVSALDPATGEERWQAELPGSLEGALALSDGRLYAGHADGLSALEAETGTEIWTHETESTVVGAPAITDGREGEQRRSALDEDRGDEPLESGALSLLDAERVQEPDRQWGATEERLFVGTTAGTVLALEAETGEEVWTAPANGAIAAGPTVADGRVYVGDDGGTMLALDAGTGQTWFTYEIGDGFTTSATVLAAAETTFIGADDGYLHVTDTTVGRRKLRGWLFSQKGVELDGPIRSCPVVAGDVLCVGDATGSLYGVTVDDPEPLWRFAADDAISGTPAIAAERLYVGSDDEHLYCLEWDADEQLH
- a CDS encoding GNAT family N-acetyltransferase, with the protein product MTAQDSNRGPHATVISDYDFEYYDETIDRHVGFRPVSLEHDLGRLHAWLGSDHVTPYWDLDEPLPEFRETLREKLADDHQTLYVGCLDHVPMSYWERYWAAEDDLAVYYDAEPADQGIHLLIGPEEYLGEGYAVPLLRAMLAFQFSHPETDRVVAEPDARNEAALATMERCGLESHREFDFPEEEKTAALTVCTRERFEREIWPPTADEADARPPEVTDDD